In the genome of Oncorhynchus clarkii lewisi isolate Uvic-CL-2024 chromosome 22, UVic_Ocla_1.0, whole genome shotgun sequence, one region contains:
- the LOC139380352 gene encoding protein FAM124A isoform X1, with product MTAWIQEQRLEAIKQRCSLVWSDYSPMSSASSELSMVELQDPFLVSVHLITDPGQAKSLQHAADTVLAWVHPELQLFRVSERAAWQQKPKRQSCHASASFSANHGPPQCQPALAVILFLQEQYGGEDQIVTLHRALQRPPWHFHHTERVNNGRRMLPLTPCSQDFFTLAPGTPLWAVRQVHYGKEIVRFTVYCRYESFRDMVRMYRMILQRKLAQRKEDFCFFVVYSNPDTEIQLSFKRLPRGQSPAPTESAVIELRVRDVGALVPLLPYPCTPISEVRWQTEDYDGNKILLQVLCARYKRRHTIDQPGDSSPAPSPLPTDPAMTLPSAGTYGRGPASYRNRRYHRNSSRSRTQTLPLPQTQNQTQCRSSQASQTSLSLACEEEEMEMGARSKSWRTGRTRSLFSLPSLAGFTGSRSRSAGSSPGTSPSPTHHRSHSHSLSSSLVPPFRLNVDALIGAEETDVDTGIKVDAGSIVDLSVVSAYSRSRRPTPPRPLSAPPRDPTSSPSHANVKPKASTLGRPPVPMRTSSLASSNSIPSTLQRPRPNSAFLPLSGQPSLRDPITRSQLDSSNSIIGVVSQNRSGKEVGVEDDDQEFYI from the exons GTGAGTTATCCATGGTGGAGCTACAGGATCCCTTCCTGGTCAGTGTTCACCTCATTACTGACCCGGGCCAGGCCAAGTCCCTGCAGCATGCTGCCGACACTGTCCTGGCCTGGGTCCACCCTGAACTGCAGCTCTTCCGCGTCTCCGAGAGAGCCGCCTGGCAACAAAAACCCAAGCGCCAATCATGTCATGCTTCGGCATCTTTTTCAGCCAATCACGGCCCTCCGCAGTGCCAGCCGGCGCTGGCCGTCATCCTCTTCCTGCAGGAGCAGTACGGGGGTGAGGATCAGATCGTGACGTTACACCGTGCTCTCCAGCGCCCCCCCTGGCACTTCCACCACACCGAGAGGGTCAACAACGGCCGTAGGATGCTCCCGCTTACTCCCTGCAGCCAAGACTTCTTCACCCTGGCCCCGGGGACTCCTCTGTGGGCGGTTCGCCAGGTTCACTACGGCAAAGAGATTGTACGCTTCACAGTCTACTGCCGTTACGAGAGCTTCCGGGACATGGTGCGCATGTACCGGATGATTCTCCAGAGGAAGCTGGCCCAGAGGAAAGAAGACTTTTGTTTTTTCGTTGTGTACTCCAACCCGGATACCGAGATCCAGCTGTCATTCAAGCGGTTGCCGAGGGGCCAGAGCCCCGCTCCTACGGAGTCGGCGGTGATAGAGCTGAGGGTGAGGGACGTTGGGGCGTTGGTGCCCCTCCTGCCGTACCCCTGTACCCCCATCAGTGAGGTACGCTGGCAGACTGAAGACTACGACGGGAATAAGATACTGCTGCAG gtcctgTGTGCACGCTACAAACGTAGACATACTATCGACCAGCCAGGAGACTCCTCCCCTGCCCCCTCGCCGCTGCCCACTGACCCAGCCATGACTCTGCCCTCAGCGGGCACATATGGCCGGGGACCTGCCTCCTACAGGAACCGGCGCTACCACCGTAACTCGTCCCGCTCCCGGACCCAAACCCTGCCCCTGccacagacccagaaccagacccaatgCAGGTCCAGCCAGGCCTCACAAACCTCCCTTTCCTTGGCCTGTGAAGAGGAGGAAATGGAGATGGGGGCTCGCTCTAAATCCTGGAGGACCGGTCGAACCCGCTCTCTGTTCTCCCTGCCCAGCCTGGCAGGGTTCACCGGCTCTCGCTCCCGCTCTGCCGGGTCCTCCCCCGGAACCTCACCCAGCCCTACCCACCACAGAAGCCACTCCCACTCCCTTAGCTCCTCCCTGGTCCCACCCTTCCGTCTCAACGTGGATGCTCTGATTGGTGCGGAGGAGACGGATGTGGACACAGGGATAAAAGTGGATGCGGGCAGCATTGTTGACCTGTCGGTAGTGTCTGCATACTCTAGGAGTCGCAGACCCACGCCACCACGCCCTCTCTCTGCACCTCCGCGGGACCCAACCTCCTCCCCATCCCACGCCAACGTCAAGCCCAAGGCGTCAACGCTAGGCCGCCCTCCTGTTCCCATGAGAACCAGCAGCCTGGCCTCCTCCAATAGCATACCTTCCACCCTGCAGCGACCACGCCCCAACAGCGCTTTCTTGCCCCTGAGTGGCCAGCCTTCCCTGAGGGATCCCATCACGCGCAGCCAATTGGACAGCTCTAACAGCATTATTGGGGTGGTGTCTCAGAACAGGTCTGGCAAGGAGGTTGGGGTGGAGGACGACGACCAGGAGTTCTATATCTGA
- the LOC139380352 gene encoding protein FAM124A isoform X2: protein MLLSFEMEKNSTEDDCVDSGAETGGSDYSPMSSASSELSMVELQDPFLVSVHLITDPGQAKSLQHAADTVLAWVHPELQLFRVSERAAWQQKPKRQSCHASASFSANHGPPQCQPALAVILFLQEQYGGEDQIVTLHRALQRPPWHFHHTERVNNGRRMLPLTPCSQDFFTLAPGTPLWAVRQVHYGKEIVRFTVYCRYESFRDMVRMYRMILQRKLAQRKEDFCFFVVYSNPDTEIQLSFKRLPRGQSPAPTESAVIELRVRDVGALVPLLPYPCTPISEVRWQTEDYDGNKILLQVLCARYKRRHTIDQPGDSSPAPSPLPTDPAMTLPSAGTYGRGPASYRNRRYHRNSSRSRTQTLPLPQTQNQTQCRSSQASQTSLSLACEEEEMEMGARSKSWRTGRTRSLFSLPSLAGFTGSRSRSAGSSPGTSPSPTHHRSHSHSLSSSLVPPFRLNVDALIGAEETDVDTGIKVDAGSIVDLSVVSAYSRSRRPTPPRPLSAPPRDPTSSPSHANVKPKASTLGRPPVPMRTSSLASSNSIPSTLQRPRPNSAFLPLSGQPSLRDPITRSQLDSSNSIIGVVSQNRSGKEVGVEDDDQEFYI, encoded by the exons GTGAGTTATCCATGGTGGAGCTACAGGATCCCTTCCTGGTCAGTGTTCACCTCATTACTGACCCGGGCCAGGCCAAGTCCCTGCAGCATGCTGCCGACACTGTCCTGGCCTGGGTCCACCCTGAACTGCAGCTCTTCCGCGTCTCCGAGAGAGCCGCCTGGCAACAAAAACCCAAGCGCCAATCATGTCATGCTTCGGCATCTTTTTCAGCCAATCACGGCCCTCCGCAGTGCCAGCCGGCGCTGGCCGTCATCCTCTTCCTGCAGGAGCAGTACGGGGGTGAGGATCAGATCGTGACGTTACACCGTGCTCTCCAGCGCCCCCCCTGGCACTTCCACCACACCGAGAGGGTCAACAACGGCCGTAGGATGCTCCCGCTTACTCCCTGCAGCCAAGACTTCTTCACCCTGGCCCCGGGGACTCCTCTGTGGGCGGTTCGCCAGGTTCACTACGGCAAAGAGATTGTACGCTTCACAGTCTACTGCCGTTACGAGAGCTTCCGGGACATGGTGCGCATGTACCGGATGATTCTCCAGAGGAAGCTGGCCCAGAGGAAAGAAGACTTTTGTTTTTTCGTTGTGTACTCCAACCCGGATACCGAGATCCAGCTGTCATTCAAGCGGTTGCCGAGGGGCCAGAGCCCCGCTCCTACGGAGTCGGCGGTGATAGAGCTGAGGGTGAGGGACGTTGGGGCGTTGGTGCCCCTCCTGCCGTACCCCTGTACCCCCATCAGTGAGGTACGCTGGCAGACTGAAGACTACGACGGGAATAAGATACTGCTGCAG gtcctgTGTGCACGCTACAAACGTAGACATACTATCGACCAGCCAGGAGACTCCTCCCCTGCCCCCTCGCCGCTGCCCACTGACCCAGCCATGACTCTGCCCTCAGCGGGCACATATGGCCGGGGACCTGCCTCCTACAGGAACCGGCGCTACCACCGTAACTCGTCCCGCTCCCGGACCCAAACCCTGCCCCTGccacagacccagaaccagacccaatgCAGGTCCAGCCAGGCCTCACAAACCTCCCTTTCCTTGGCCTGTGAAGAGGAGGAAATGGAGATGGGGGCTCGCTCTAAATCCTGGAGGACCGGTCGAACCCGCTCTCTGTTCTCCCTGCCCAGCCTGGCAGGGTTCACCGGCTCTCGCTCCCGCTCTGCCGGGTCCTCCCCCGGAACCTCACCCAGCCCTACCCACCACAGAAGCCACTCCCACTCCCTTAGCTCCTCCCTGGTCCCACCCTTCCGTCTCAACGTGGATGCTCTGATTGGTGCGGAGGAGACGGATGTGGACACAGGGATAAAAGTGGATGCGGGCAGCATTGTTGACCTGTCGGTAGTGTCTGCATACTCTAGGAGTCGCAGACCCACGCCACCACGCCCTCTCTCTGCACCTCCGCGGGACCCAACCTCCTCCCCATCCCACGCCAACGTCAAGCCCAAGGCGTCAACGCTAGGCCGCCCTCCTGTTCCCATGAGAACCAGCAGCCTGGCCTCCTCCAATAGCATACCTTCCACCCTGCAGCGACCACGCCCCAACAGCGCTTTCTTGCCCCTGAGTGGCCAGCCTTCCCTGAGGGATCCCATCACGCGCAGCCAATTGGACAGCTCTAACAGCATTATTGGGGTGGTGTCTCAGAACAGGTCTGGCAAGGAGGTTGGGGTGGAGGACGACGACCAGGAGTTCTATATCTGA